Sequence from the Pseudomonas sp. LS.1a genome:
GGCACCTGAACAAATGGGCGATACCGCGGCAGCTGCGTTGCGTGGACGAGATCCCCAAGACCAGCGTTGGCAAGATCGACAAGAAGCGGATCCGGCAGGCATTTCTCTGAACGCTGACAGGACTGGCTGATGGGCACCTGTGGGAGCCGGCATGCTCGCGAAGCAGGCGACGCAGTGGATGGCACCGGCTACGCCGGTGTTCGCGGGTAAACCCGCTCCCACAGGTACAACACACTCCTTCAGCTGGTGGGGGCCCTGTGGGAGCGGGCATGCCCGCGAAGCAGGCGACGCGGTGGATGGCACCGGCTACGCCGGTGTTCGCGGGCACGCCCGCTCCCACAGGTATGGCGCATTCCTTCAGCTGGTGGGGGCCCTGTGGGAGCGGGTTCACCCGCGAAGCAGGCGACGCAGTGGATGGCACCGGCTACGCCGGTGTTCGCGGGTAAACCCGCTCCCACAGGTATGGCGCATTCCTTCAGCTGGTGGGGGCCCTGTGGGAGCGGGTTCACCCGCGAAGCAGGCGACGCAGTGGATGGCACCGGCTACGCCGGTGTTCGCGGGTAAACCCGCTCCCACAGGTACAACACACTCCTTCAGCTGGTGGGGGCCCTGTGGGAGCGGGCATGCCCGCGAAGCAGGCGACGCGGTGGATGGCACCGGCTGCGCCGGTGTTCGCGGGCGCGCCGGCTCCCACATTGCTTGAGCAAGAAAGCGGATGCAGGCGGGGCTGTGGATGCGTACAGTAGGTTGATCGCAACCTGGCAGGAGCCCGCTTATGTCCAGCGCATTCACCTTCATGCAGTCGCCCGTCGGCACCTTGACCCTGGTAGCACGTGGCGAGTGCCTGGCAGCCGTACTCTGGGAGGAGGAGCGGGAAAACCGTGTGCGCCTTGGCGCCCTGCACCGTGACGACCAATGCCCGGTACTGCTGGAAACCGCCCGCCAGCTCGGCGAGTACTTTGCCGGCAAACGTCAGCGTTTCGAACTGGCGCTGGATTTTGCCGGCACCGAATTTCAGCGCCAGGTGTGGGCCGCGCTGCTGGCGATACCGTTCGGAGAGACCCGCAGCTACAGCGACATCGCCCGGCAGATCGGCAACCCCAGCGCGGTGCGTGCAGTCGGCGCCGCCAATGGTCGCAACCCGATCTCTATCATCGCCCCGTGCCATCGGGTAATCGGTGCTTCGGGCAGCCTCACCGGCTTTGCCGGCGGCCTGGCCGCCAAGCAGTACCTGCTGGCGCTGGAGGGCCGGCAAAGCCTGGCGCTGGACCTGTAAGGTGTCAGAACCAGCTGGCGACCAGGCAGGCCAGCACGGCCAGCGCCGTGCCGGCCATCAGGGTGTACTGCCGATGGGCACGGCGTGCATGGGGCTTGACGGCGCGCAGGTACTCGCCGGGTGTCGGCGCATCGGGGCGGTGACGCAAACCCTCGGCCACATCGGCTAGTTGGCCCTGGATGAGCAAACCAGTCAGGTAGTAAGTACAGGCATAGCTCAGCAACGCCAGAAACAGGTAGATCATGCCGGGTGCGGGTCCAGGGGGACCGCCATGGCACTGGCGTTGGCGGTGTCCAGTACGATCAGCCCTTCGCTGTGATCGTCCAGGCTGGCCAGCAAGCGCCCCTGGCTGTCCCACGCCGCCGAGCCACCGGCGCCGATGAAGGTGTCGGCCGGCCCCACGCAGTTGGCCAGCAACACCGGCATGCCCAGCTCGCGAGCCACCTCTGGGTAGTGCAGGTAACCCTCGCGGATGCCCTTGGCAGTTTTCGCCACGCTGACCAGGTACAGGTCGGCGCCGT
This genomic interval carries:
- a CDS encoding methylated-DNA--[protein]-cysteine S-methyltransferase, which produces MSSAFTFMQSPVGTLTLVARGECLAAVLWEEERENRVRLGALHRDDQCPVLLETARQLGEYFAGKRQRFELALDFAGTEFQRQVWAALLAIPFGETRSYSDIARQIGNPSAVRAVGAANGRNPISIIAPCHRVIGASGSLTGFAGGLAAKQYLLALEGRQSLALDL